One Pyrus communis chromosome 4, drPyrComm1.1, whole genome shotgun sequence genomic region harbors:
- the LOC137731273 gene encoding CLAVATA3/ESR (CLE)-related protein 27, with amino-acid sequence MSFAGCWRLLHSSLLVILVVSALQIWVCCDCRAGAIRVFPGNTDNVISKVQVEAERNMMEKKSKTSTEALFQKYFGGSTSSSNFNKTEKGHEESKRRVPSCPDKLHN; translated from the coding sequence ATGTCGTTCGCCGGTTGCTGGAGGCTTCTGCATTCTTCCCTGCTGGTTATTCTGGTCGTTTCGGCGTTACAGATTTGGGTCTGCTGCGATTGCAGGGCAGGGGCAATACGGGTATTCCCAGGAAATACAGATAATGTCATATCAAAGGTGCAGGTGGAAGCGGAGAGGAACATGATGGAGAAGAAGAGCAAGACAAGCACAGAAGCCCTGTTCCAAAAGTACTTCGGCGGAAGCACTTCCAGTTCCAACTTCAACAAAACGGAAAAAGGACATGAAGAATCCAAAAGAAGAGTGCCCAGTTGCCCAGATAAACTCCACAACTAG